One genomic segment of Paenibacillus durus includes these proteins:
- the spoVAE gene encoding stage V sporulation protein AE yields the protein MIFVWAFLVGGLICVIGQLMLDVIKLTPAHTMSTLVVAGAIADAVGIYDPLVKFAGAGASIPITSFGNSLVHGALIELEQVGWIGVVTGIFNITSAGISSAIVFSFLAALVVRPKG from the coding sequence ATGATTTTTGTGTGGGCGTTTCTGGTCGGAGGTCTGATCTGTGTAATCGGCCAGCTGATGTTGGATGTGATCAAACTGACTCCGGCGCATACGATGAGCACGCTCGTGGTCGCCGGGGCGATCGCGGATGCGGTCGGAATATACGATCCGCTCGTCAAGTTCGCCGGCGCGGGCGCATCCATACCGATTACGAGCTTCGGCAACTCGCTGGTCCACGGCGCGCTGATCGAGCTGGAGCAGGTCGGCTGGATTGGTGTAGTTACAGGTATCTTCAACATTACGAGCGCCGGGATATCATCGGCGATCGTATTTTCTTTCCTGGCTGCGCTGGTTGTGCGGCCCAAGGGCTGA
- a CDS encoding DinB family protein, with protein sequence MNAEQRKVWNEDHKQLTAMILIPSEHKEAVSLLLRQRALLYADGEEGNASLSYEDLLLKDIREDTLRCYPVRSPDTRNSIVWHLWHSARIEDITMNMLVAGTGQVLDTDGMPQGLNIRFHHSGNEMTEEEMAELSAEIGIEGLLAYRRAVGRRTNEIIATLAPGQFRQKVDAGRIKAVRDQGAVTEKASWLTDYWSGKTIGGLMLMPATRHNFVHLNKAMRIKSKLRRGR encoded by the coding sequence ATGAACGCAGAACAGCGGAAGGTGTGGAATGAAGATCACAAACAGCTGACAGCCATGATTCTCATACCGAGTGAACATAAGGAGGCCGTCTCTTTGCTGCTGCGGCAGCGTGCTCTGTTGTATGCGGATGGCGAAGAGGGAAACGCAAGCTTGAGTTATGAGGATCTGCTTCTGAAAGACATCCGGGAGGATACGCTGCGATGCTATCCGGTGCGGTCTCCCGATACGCGGAATTCCATCGTTTGGCATTTATGGCACAGCGCCAGAATAGAAGACATCACTATGAACATGCTGGTAGCCGGTACGGGGCAGGTTCTGGATACAGACGGAATGCCTCAGGGACTGAATATCCGGTTCCACCATTCCGGCAACGAGATGACCGAGGAAGAAATGGCGGAGCTCAGCGCGGAAATCGGGATCGAGGGTCTGCTTGCTTATCGGCGGGCTGTCGGGCGGAGGACAAATGAAATTATAGCAACTCTTGCGCCGGGACAATTCAGGCAGAAAGTGGATGCGGGTAGGATCAAGGCTGTCCGGGATCAAGGGGCGGTTACGGAAAAAGCAAGCTGGCTGACCGACTACTGGAGCGGAAAAACGATAGGCGGCTTGATGCTTATGCCCGCGACGCGGCATAACTTCGTTCACCTGAACAAAGCGATGCGGATCAAAAGCAAGCTTCGGCGGGGCCGCTAA
- a CDS encoding AAA family ATPase, whose protein sequence is MPVLHESMQIVNAVRANLESCILGKTFEIELLLTALLAGGHVLIEDVPGTGKTQLIRALARSISGDYRRIQCNPDILPSDITGVSVYHPRDEMFHFRPGPVMTNILLADEINRATTKTQSALLEVMEERNVTVDGETYALPHPFMLCATQNPIDFEGTYTLPEAQLDRFMLRISLGYPDAATERNLLLTHQEGQPVNKLQPVTGMERIASIQEEIREVYISEPVLGYLLDIVRGTREHPLVLLGASPRAALSYMMACKAFAFMKERDYVLPDDVKSLAPYTLGHRLLLRPESRLDNVSPDTLLNNLLQSIQVPVTMRQ, encoded by the coding sequence ATGCCCGTACTCCACGAATCGATGCAAATCGTAAATGCTGTCCGCGCCAATTTAGAATCTTGCATTCTCGGAAAAACGTTTGAAATAGAGCTGCTGCTGACTGCATTGCTTGCAGGCGGCCATGTCCTGATCGAGGATGTCCCGGGAACGGGCAAGACCCAACTGATCCGCGCGCTGGCCAGATCCATCTCCGGAGACTACCGCCGGATTCAGTGCAATCCGGACATTCTCCCGAGCGATATTACGGGTGTATCGGTGTATCATCCCCGGGATGAGATGTTCCACTTCCGTCCGGGACCGGTAATGACGAATATCCTGCTTGCCGACGAAATCAACAGAGCTACGACCAAGACGCAGTCCGCGCTGCTGGAGGTCATGGAGGAGCGCAACGTAACGGTGGACGGGGAGACCTATGCGCTTCCGCATCCGTTCATGCTGTGCGCCACGCAGAATCCGATTGACTTTGAAGGCACGTACACGCTGCCCGAAGCGCAGCTCGACCGCTTCATGCTGCGAATCAGCCTTGGTTATCCCGATGCGGCTACGGAAAGAAATCTGCTCCTGACCCATCAGGAAGGCCAACCGGTTAATAAGCTTCAGCCGGTGACCGGAATGGAAAGAATAGCATCGATTCAAGAGGAAATCCGCGAGGTGTATATCAGCGAGCCGGTTCTGGGCTATCTGCTCGATATTGTCCGCGGCACCAGGGAGCATCCGCTGGTCCTCCTCGGCGCCAGCCCCCGTGCAGCACTGTCTTATATGATGGCATGCAAGGCCTTCGCCTTTATGAAGGAGCGTGATTATGTGCTGCCGGATGATGTGAAGTCGCTGGCTCCATACACGCTCGGCCACCGCCTCCTGCTGCGTCCCGAATCCCGCCTGGACAACGTCAGCCCGGATACACTGCTGAATAATCTTCTGCAGAGTATCCAGGTGCCCGTGACAATGAGGCAATAA
- a CDS encoding DUF58 domain-containing protein: protein MRRYLSAAAVRLPAKLAGIAAVWCVTLLYVLFQGGKTSFMLFTMVSVLMVYLLAGGFSGVRKARGARTLFTDGEKSDLLYAGGHLRVKLEIALPGLLPIPFVVVREMLKRHNGESWIFEESLVPNFKGQGELRFQTPPLERGRYSFSETGISSEDIFGLVEHKGSFLAQGQFRVLPRVVHIPRWVLYERNSRLSGPQVSLAQSRRETTQINGVRDYVYGDRLSRIHWNATAKTGAWKSKEFEHESLPKTMLILDGTASAYASSAQFELAVSAAASLLGYGVRERIGIGLCCLDKNTKVFAPAESTAERQKMVQYLIDINGEGRGPLVPRLEKGYRMFPRGAYFVLISPQKDGNVLQTLQWAESRGMTPCHIHIQNPAGSQRGDEWYSELESRGIMGHRVSSLRELPAALGGDGR, encoded by the coding sequence ATGAGACGCTATTTGTCCGCAGCCGCCGTGAGGCTGCCGGCCAAGCTGGCCGGAATTGCCGCGGTCTGGTGTGTTACCCTGCTGTATGTGCTGTTTCAAGGCGGCAAAACGTCGTTCATGCTGTTCACTATGGTGTCAGTCCTGATGGTATATCTGCTTGCCGGCGGATTTTCCGGAGTACGCAAAGCCCGGGGAGCCCGCACCCTTTTCACCGACGGAGAAAAGTCCGATTTGCTGTATGCGGGAGGCCATCTGCGCGTCAAGCTCGAAATTGCGCTCCCCGGCCTTCTGCCGATTCCTTTTGTTGTTGTCCGTGAAATGCTCAAAAGGCATAATGGAGAGTCCTGGATTTTTGAGGAAAGCCTTGTTCCGAACTTTAAAGGACAGGGTGAACTCAGATTTCAGACGCCGCCGCTGGAACGGGGCCGCTATTCTTTTTCCGAGACGGGGATTTCCAGCGAGGATATTTTTGGGCTGGTTGAGCACAAAGGGAGCTTTCTCGCGCAGGGACAATTCCGGGTGCTGCCACGTGTCGTGCACATCCCCAGATGGGTGCTGTACGAACGGAATTCGCGGCTTTCCGGGCCCCAGGTTTCGCTGGCTCAGTCACGTCGGGAGACGACGCAGATCAACGGCGTCCGCGATTACGTGTACGGCGACCGCTTAAGCCGCATTCACTGGAATGCGACGGCCAAGACCGGGGCATGGAAATCCAAGGAATTCGAGCATGAATCGCTGCCCAAAACAATGCTTATTCTCGACGGAACCGCCTCGGCTTACGCCTCTTCCGCGCAGTTCGAACTTGCGGTCTCGGCAGCAGCCTCCCTGCTTGGGTATGGCGTACGGGAACGGATAGGCATCGGACTGTGCTGTCTCGACAAAAATACTAAAGTATTCGCCCCTGCGGAGAGCACTGCGGAGCGGCAGAAGATGGTTCAATATCTGATCGACATCAACGGGGAGGGCAGAGGACCGCTTGTTCCCCGGCTGGAAAAGGGATACCGCATGTTTCCGAGAGGAGCCTACTTCGTGCTGATCAGCCCGCAGAAGGACGGTAATGTGCTGCAGACACTGCAGTGGGCTGAGAGCAGAGGGATGACTCCTTGCCACATCCACATACAGAACCCTGCGGGTTCGCAGCGCGGCGACGAATGGTACAGCGAGCTTGAGTCCCGCGGGATCATGGGGCATAGGGTAAGCTCGCTTCGTGAACTGCCCGCAGCGCTTGGGGGGGATGGACGATGA
- a CDS encoding transglutaminase TgpA family protein, producing MRNWWNLMKSSWHRSFGLLWMIIIALQWLSFTEPIWLQQTSTAVLITLAAVAVIEILLPISILYRIMIEAAAVLYIVYRTIQYYGLYIPYPAAPLDERLTDALSQMTPYLWFALGGWAIMLSASLLVTTKSRILLFIGMNIAAFAALDSFTPSVLWQEVAWTVFAGLGWLVSNHLKSFQLRYPRGWKYLIDYPLKISVNIAVIFALVILTGVNAPSVKPTLTDPYTAWREWNGSGAPQTNRADNTETESSGTGSSGTASGYSLNDANLGGGFSFDYSPVMSVTSSSRIYMRGETRNIYSGTGWSDNLRNKQGSLEPAEAGKALENDYTPSTPTQELQYTVRMLSNNRYPVLFGAYSISRIDSINGETEAGGLSWRSRDGELLINGADSAPYPKTYELTSELPVVPVQELSAKTFSDLYGGKNIPNPFLQLPNNFPERVRNLAREITAQAQTPYEKTMLLQQYLQQTFPYTNDPDLSLKKSRDFVEGFLFEIKEGYCDYYSTALVTMARSLNIPARWVKGYAPGEQAQLPDSLALRQGEAVNNNYTITNADAHSWAEVYFGDYGWIPVEATPGFDTPLLTQSESDPQPEASEAPNEVTQDEEQTAGEGSEESGLSVGTWVVAAAAAIAAGWAAFLLWQRRSDLRYLLQRIRSGRPLSSAEKIVAETERWVAFMRRKGFSRDKHETLRESVSRWKGERPGASESLSALLGWFEKAKYSPEVIEDKDWQAVYTEALRLRKSVKLTK from the coding sequence ATGAGGAACTGGTGGAACCTAATGAAATCGTCCTGGCACCGGTCTTTCGGTCTGCTGTGGATGATCATCATAGCTTTGCAGTGGCTTTCTTTCACCGAGCCGATCTGGCTGCAGCAGACGAGCACTGCGGTGTTGATCACGCTGGCGGCCGTGGCAGTTATTGAAATTTTGCTGCCGATTTCCATCCTGTACCGCATCATGATCGAAGCGGCCGCGGTTTTGTACATCGTATACCGGACCATTCAATATTACGGACTTTATATCCCATATCCTGCGGCGCCGCTTGACGAACGGCTGACCGATGCTTTATCGCAGATGACGCCATATCTCTGGTTCGCTCTCGGAGGCTGGGCGATTATGCTGTCGGCCTCCTTGCTGGTAACGACCAAGAGCCGTATTTTGCTGTTTATCGGCATGAATATCGCGGCATTCGCGGCGCTGGATTCCTTCACGCCCTCGGTGCTGTGGCAGGAAGTCGCCTGGACGGTGTTCGCCGGGCTGGGCTGGCTGGTGAGCAATCATTTAAAGAGCTTTCAGCTGCGCTATCCCCGGGGCTGGAAATATCTAATTGATTATCCGCTCAAAATATCAGTAAATATCGCCGTTATTTTTGCGCTGGTCATTCTTACCGGCGTGAATGCGCCGTCGGTCAAACCCACGTTGACCGATCCATATACGGCCTGGAGGGAGTGGAACGGCAGCGGCGCGCCGCAAACGAATAGAGCCGACAATACGGAAACGGAATCAAGCGGCACAGGCTCGTCAGGAACGGCTTCCGGGTACAGCCTCAATGATGCCAATCTCGGAGGAGGCTTCTCTTTTGATTACTCCCCGGTGATGTCGGTCACCTCGTCTTCGCGCATCTATATGCGCGGGGAGACGAGAAACATATACTCCGGCACGGGATGGAGCGATAACCTCCGCAATAAACAAGGCAGCCTGGAGCCGGCGGAGGCGGGGAAGGCGCTGGAGAACGACTATACGCCGTCTACTCCAACTCAGGAGCTGCAGTATACCGTCCGTATGCTCAGCAACAACCGGTATCCGGTGCTGTTCGGCGCTTATTCGATTTCCAGAATCGATTCTATTAATGGTGAAACAGAAGCCGGCGGGTTGTCATGGCGCAGCCGGGACGGCGAATTGTTGATTAACGGCGCCGATTCCGCTCCTTACCCGAAGACATATGAGCTGACTTCCGAGCTGCCCGTCGTTCCGGTTCAGGAACTGAGCGCAAAGACATTCTCCGACCTGTATGGCGGAAAGAATATCCCGAACCCGTTCCTGCAGCTTCCGAATAATTTTCCTGAAAGAGTGCGGAATCTGGCCCGTGAAATTACGGCTCAGGCGCAGACGCCGTATGAAAAGACGATGCTTCTGCAACAATATTTACAACAGACGTTTCCGTACACAAATGATCCCGACTTGTCCCTCAAAAAAAGCAGGGATTTTGTGGAAGGCTTTCTGTTTGAGATTAAAGAGGGCTACTGTGATTATTATTCCACGGCTCTTGTGACCATGGCCCGTTCGCTGAATATTCCGGCCCGTTGGGTCAAAGGCTACGCTCCGGGTGAACAGGCCCAGCTTCCCGACAGCCTTGCCCTGCGGCAGGGAGAGGCCGTGAACAATAACTATACGATCACTAACGCCGATGCCCATTCCTGGGCCGAGGTATACTTCGGGGATTACGGCTGGATTCCAGTAGAGGCGACGCCCGGCTTCGATACCCCGCTGCTGACGCAAAGCGAGTCCGACCCTCAGCCCGAAGCATCCGAAGCTCCGAACGAAGTTACGCAGGACGAAGAACAGACTGCAGGTGAGGGTTCCGAAGAAAGCGGCTTGTCCGTGGGAACATGGGTCGTTGCAGCAGCGGCTGCTATTGCAGCCGGTTGGGCAGCATTCCTGCTGTGGCAGCGCCGGTCCGACCTTCGCTATCTGCTGCAGAGAATCCGCAGCGGACGACCATTGTCTTCCGCCGAGAAGATTGTGGCCGAGACGGAGCGCTGGGTAGCGTTCATGCGCCGGAAAGGCTTCTCCAGAGACAAGCATGAGACGCTTAGGGAATCGGTTTCCCGGTGGAAAGGCGAGCGTCCGGGAGCATCGGAAAGTCTATCGGCGCTGCTCGGCTGGTTCGAGAAGGCGAAATACAGCCCTGAAGTAATTGAAGACAAAGACTGGCAAGCCGTGTATACTGAAGCTTTGCGGCTGCGCAAGAGTGTGAAGCTGACGAAATGA
- a CDS encoding YqeG family HAD IIIA-type phosphatase, producing MFERLVPKLRVNTVFDINLEDLYLKGYRGIITDLDNTLVGAKAPLATPELVLWFDKVKQLGFKLVIVSNNNMNRVSRFAAPLNIEFVHRARKPSNAPFHKAMKLMNLEPEKTIVVGDQMLTDVYGGNRLGLYTVLVLPISLEDEGLGTRINRRIEQIALTRLRKRGLWHEEEQHE from the coding sequence ATGTTTGAAAGGCTTGTCCCCAAGCTGCGGGTAAATACGGTATTCGATATTAATCTCGAAGATCTGTATTTGAAGGGCTATAGGGGCATCATTACCGATCTGGACAACACGCTGGTCGGCGCCAAGGCGCCGCTGGCTACACCGGAGCTGGTGCTGTGGTTCGACAAGGTGAAGCAGCTCGGCTTTAAGCTGGTGATCGTGTCCAACAATAATATGAACCGGGTATCACGATTTGCGGCGCCGCTGAATATCGAATTTGTCCACAGGGCGCGCAAGCCGAGCAATGCCCCTTTTCACAAGGCTATGAAGCTGATGAATCTGGAACCGGAGAAAACGATCGTGGTTGGTGACCAGATGCTTACCGACGTATACGGAGGCAACCGGCTGGGTCTGTATACCGTGCTGGTGCTGCCGATCTCCCTTGAGGATGAAGGACTTGGCACCCGTATCAACCGCCGGATCGAGCAGATTGCGCTGACCAGATTGCGCAAACGAGGATTGTGGCATGAGGAGGAACAACACGAATGA
- the yqeH gene encoding ribosome biogenesis GTPase YqeH: MNEQTERQRPISCSGCGIKLQTVHRDQPGYMPEAAYDRDPVICQRCFRIKNYNEVSSVSVDQDEFLRLLSGIGEKNALVVHIVDLFDFEGSLISGLQRFVGSNPVILAVNKCDLLPKVTNWNKLRNWVQQRSKELGLRTAEIVLCSAKRGQGFDRLLDSVSSLRGRRDVYVVGATNVGKSTLINRLISDYSDLEQELTTSRYPGTTLDSVKIPLDDGHYIIDTPGIVYPWRYSELVERQDLDAVMPAKPLKPAVYQLNSGQTLFFGGLGRFDFVQGEHQSFTCFISGSLKIHRTKLERADDLYRNHRGEMLSPPASGDVDKLPAWQRHEFRIARGSHSDVFISGLGWIKLNGTEGAVVAVHVPRGVKVLVRPSLI; the protein is encoded by the coding sequence ATGAACGAACAGACTGAACGGCAGCGTCCCATAAGCTGCAGCGGCTGCGGCATTAAGCTGCAGACCGTGCACCGGGATCAGCCGGGATATATGCCGGAGGCGGCTTATGACCGTGACCCTGTCATTTGCCAGCGGTGCTTCCGTATTAAGAATTATAACGAGGTCTCCTCGGTCTCCGTAGACCAGGACGAATTTCTGCGCCTGCTCTCCGGAATCGGGGAAAAGAACGCGCTTGTCGTCCACATCGTCGATCTTTTTGACTTTGAAGGCAGCCTTATCTCCGGACTGCAGCGGTTTGTCGGCAGCAATCCCGTCATTCTGGCCGTGAATAAATGCGATCTGCTGCCCAAGGTGACCAACTGGAACAAGCTGCGCAATTGGGTGCAGCAGCGCAGCAAAGAGCTTGGACTGAGAACTGCGGAAATCGTGCTTTGCAGCGCTAAGCGGGGACAGGGCTTCGACCGGCTGCTTGATTCGGTGTCTTCGCTTCGCGGCCGGCGCGATGTGTACGTTGTAGGCGCAACCAATGTCGGCAAGTCGACGCTGATCAACCGGCTCATTTCGGATTATAGCGATCTGGAGCAGGAGCTGACGACGTCCCGGTATCCCGGAACGACACTGGATAGCGTCAAGATTCCGCTCGACGACGGTCATTACATCATCGACACACCGGGGATTGTCTATCCTTGGCGGTACAGTGAATTGGTTGAGCGTCAGGATCTGGATGCGGTCATGCCTGCGAAGCCGCTCAAACCTGCGGTGTACCAGCTAAACTCGGGACAGACGCTCTTTTTCGGCGGCTTGGGCCGGTTCGACTTCGTGCAGGGCGAGCATCAGTCGTTCACCTGCTTCATCAGCGGCAGCCTCAAGATTCACCGCACCAAGCTGGAGCGGGCGGACGATTTGTACCGCAATCACCGCGGTGAAATGCTGTCCCCGCCTGCTTCCGGCGATGTGGATAAGCTCCCGGCCTGGCAGCGGCACGAATTCAGAATAGCCAGAGGAAGCCACAGCGATGTATTCATCTCCGGCTTGGGCTGGATCAAATTGAACGGAACGGAAGGCGCGGTTGTGGCTGTCCATGTCCCCCGCGGCGTGAAGGTGCTTGTTCGCCCTTCGCTGATTTAG
- a CDS encoding shikimate dehydrogenase produces the protein MTAATETWSSASGSILLGVIGCPILQSKSPVMHNAGLKALGIPGAYVPLHVNPDKVGETIQAIRTLNFRGINVTIPHKLAVIEHLDRVDPAAEAIGAVNTIVNDNGILTGYNTDGIGYVRSLKSEAISDLSGRKIMVIGAGGAARGIIDALLQENPASIIIVNRDEEKARRLAVSWSSRGDIKGIGFDQIRGCIGGTDILINTTSVGMHPSVDEMPVDPDIIPEGIVVSDLIYNPLHTRLLLESRKRRGCNIHGGVGMFLYQGAYALEYWTGMPAPIDVMREALMSSLGADESSGSK, from the coding sequence ATGACAGCTGCAACGGAAACCTGGTCTTCGGCGAGCGGAAGCATTCTTCTAGGGGTTATAGGATGCCCCATTTTGCAATCCAAATCGCCCGTGATGCATAACGCGGGTCTGAAGGCGCTTGGAATCCCGGGAGCGTATGTTCCCTTGCACGTAAATCCCGATAAAGTTGGAGAGACGATCCAGGCCATACGGACACTGAATTTTCGGGGCATCAACGTGACCATTCCGCATAAATTGGCAGTGATTGAACATCTGGACAGAGTGGACCCGGCAGCGGAGGCGATTGGGGCGGTCAACACCATTGTTAACGACAACGGTATTTTGACCGGCTACAATACCGACGGAATCGGATATGTACGCTCTCTGAAATCAGAAGCGATCTCCGATTTGTCCGGACGAAAGATAATGGTTATCGGCGCAGGCGGCGCGGCAAGGGGCATCATCGACGCGCTGCTTCAGGAGAATCCTGCGTCGATTATTATTGTAAACCGCGATGAGGAGAAGGCGAGACGGCTTGCGGTAAGCTGGAGCAGCCGGGGCGATATCAAGGGCATTGGATTTGATCAGATCCGGGGCTGCATCGGCGGTACGGATATTCTGATCAATACAACCTCGGTAGGAATGCACCCGAGTGTAGATGAAATGCCCGTAGACCCGGATATCATTCCGGAAGGAATCGTGGTCAGCGATCTGATCTACAACCCGCTGCATACCCGTCTGCTGCTGGAAAGCCGCAAACGCCGGGGCTGCAATATTCACGGCGGCGTGGGGATGTTCCTATATCAAGGGGCCTACGCTCTCGAATACTGGACGGGAATGCCCGCTCCGATCGATGTGATGCGTGAGGCTCTGATGAGCAGTCTAGGCGCTGATGAATCATCAGGAAGTAAATAG
- the yhbY gene encoding ribosome assembly RNA-binding protein YhbY produces MTLTGKQKRYLRSLAHHLDPVFQVGKGGVNEHLIRHIEEAIEKRELMKVSVLNNCAEDPKEIGSELAEQSGSELVQVIGKTIILYKESRDNKTIELPR; encoded by the coding sequence ATGACGTTAACCGGCAAACAAAAGCGCTATCTTCGCTCGCTTGCCCATCACCTTGACCCTGTGTTTCAGGTTGGGAAGGGCGGCGTTAACGAGCATCTGATCCGTCATATCGAGGAGGCGATTGAAAAGCGCGAGCTGATGAAGGTCAGCGTGCTGAACAACTGCGCCGAAGATCCTAAGGAGATAGGCAGCGAGCTTGCGGAGCAGTCCGGCTCCGAGCTTGTGCAGGTCATAGGCAAGACGATCATCCTGTACAAGGAATCCCGCGACAACAAGACGATTGAGCTGCCCAGATAG
- a CDS encoding nicotinate-nucleotide adenylyltransferase has translation MKVGIMGGTFDPIHIGHMLVAETARDAFGLEQVWFMPSHIPPHKHAAGASGETRLALVSEAIRDNESFRILDWEIVRGGISYTIETARMLNERYPSDDFYFIIGADMVQYLPKWKDIGELVRRLTFIGVGRPGNSLNLGTLSVNIAEKVLLADMPMVDISSTMIRERAASGKSIRYMVPDAVYDYVQRSELYGVQPRSAN, from the coding sequence GTGAAGGTCGGCATTATGGGCGGCACCTTCGATCCCATTCATATCGGTCATATGCTTGTTGCGGAGACGGCCAGAGATGCCTTCGGGCTGGAACAGGTATGGTTCATGCCTTCGCATATCCCGCCGCATAAGCATGCGGCAGGAGCCTCGGGTGAGACGAGGCTGGCTCTGGTGAGCGAGGCGATCAGGGATAATGAATCTTTCCGTATCCTCGATTGGGAGATTGTACGCGGGGGCATATCGTACACGATTGAAACGGCGCGGATGCTTAACGAGCGTTATCCGTCCGATGATTTTTATTTTATTATCGGAGCGGATATGGTGCAGTATTTGCCAAAATGGAAGGATATCGGTGAACTGGTGCGGCGGCTTACCTTTATCGGTGTGGGACGTCCGGGCAATTCCCTTAATCTTGGGACGCTTTCGGTCAATATCGCCGAGAAGGTGCTGCTTGCGGACATGCCGATGGTCGATATATCGTCCACAATGATCCGGGAGCGGGCTGCATCCGGGAAGTCGATCCGGTATATGGTGCCTGATGCGGTGTACGACTACGTGCAAAGGAGTGAGTTGTATGGGGTTCAGCCGCGAAGCGCTAATTGA
- the yqeK gene encoding bis(5'-nucleosyl)-tetraphosphatase (symmetrical) YqeK: MGFSREALIESVSSQMPKKRWKHTLGVVESAGALARKYGGDPERAELAALLHDVAKYWPVERQREIIEQNHLSPELLSYDKQLWHAEVGAYVAEKEYGITDTGVLDAIRYHTSGRVGMTLLDKIVCLADYIEPGRDFPGVGRIRKLAASSLEEGLVAGFDSTISLLLEKRRIVFPLTVMARNDLVRILEENE, translated from the coding sequence ATGGGGTTCAGCCGCGAAGCGCTAATTGAGTCGGTATCCTCGCAGATGCCGAAGAAGCGCTGGAAGCACACGCTGGGCGTGGTTGAATCGGCAGGAGCGCTTGCTAGGAAATATGGCGGCGATCCGGAACGCGCCGAGCTGGCGGCGCTATTGCATGATGTGGCGAAATATTGGCCGGTCGAACGCCAGCGCGAAATTATAGAACAGAATCACCTCTCGCCTGAACTGCTGTCCTATGACAAGCAGCTGTGGCACGCGGAGGTGGGGGCCTATGTAGCGGAAAAAGAGTACGGCATCACGGATACGGGCGTGCTCGATGCCATCCGCTACCATACTTCAGGCCGGGTAGGCATGACCCTTCTGGACAAGATCGTCTGTCTGGCTGATTACATTGAGCCGGGGCGTGATTTTCCAGGTGTCGGCCGTATACGCAAGCTTGCCGCTTCCAGCCTGGAAGAAGGACTTGTCGCCGGATTCGATTCTACAATCAGCCTGCTGCTGGAGAAACGGCGGATTGTATTCCCGCTGACGGTAATGGCAAGAAACGATCTAGTAAGAATATTGGAGGAAAATGAATGA
- the rsfS gene encoding ribosome silencing factor, with protein MTIQSKELLRLTLEAVEDKKAMNVVALDLRGISLISDYFIICHGNSDTQVQAIATEVRKVAQEAGAVIRGIEGMDAARWVLMDLGDVVVHIFHRDEREYYNIERLWSDAKVVEPV; from the coding sequence ATGACCATACAATCAAAAGAGCTGCTTCGGCTGACGCTTGAAGCAGTTGAAGATAAAAAAGCGATGAACGTTGTAGCCCTCGATTTGCGCGGCATTTCGCTGATCAGCGATTATTTCATTATCTGTCACGGCAACTCCGATACCCAGGTGCAGGCGATCGCTACCGAGGTTCGCAAGGTTGCGCAGGAAGCCGGGGCAGTCATTCGCGGCATAGAAGGAATGGACGCGGCGCGCTGGGTGCTCATGGATTTGGGCGATGTGGTTGTACACATCTTCCACCGGGACGAGCGCGAATATTACAATATCGAGCGGCTGTGGTCCGACGCGAAGGTAGTGGAACCCGTATGA